AACGTCGCAACTCATGCCGGGTCACATCCCCGCTACCGATGAACGCCACCGCCATGGCCCGCAATGGTCGCATCGGGGACCGACAATTCGCCGAGCCTGTAAATCTGCAGAGGAAGTCCAAGTAGGGACCTGCAAAATTACAGGCTCGGCGAAATCAAGCCAGCACGCGCCGGCCCGTCAGCGCGCGGCCCAGCGTCAGCTCGTCGGCGAACTCCAGGTCGCCGCCCATCGGCAGGCCCGACGCGATCCGCGTCACCGTCAGGCCGGGGATGTCACGCAGCATCCGAACCAGGTAGGTGGCGGTCGCCTCCCCCTCGGTGTTGGGGTCGGTGGCGATGATCACCTCGGCGATGTCGACGTCGTCGACGCGTTCGCCGATGCGGCTCAGCAGCTCGCGGATCCGCAGCTGATCGGGACCGACTCCGGACAGCGGATCCAGCGCACCGCCCAGGACGTGGTAGCGGCCGCGGAACTCACGGGTGCGCTCGACGGCCTGGACGTCCTTGGGCTCCTCGACCACGCAGACCACAGATGCGTCTCGACGTGTATCAGAACAAATTCTGCAGCGCTCGTCGTCGGAGACGTTGCCGCACACCGCACAGAACCGCACGCCGTCGCGGACCTTGCCCAGCACCGCGGTCAGCCGGTCGATATCCGGCGGCTCGACCGACAACAGGTGAAAAGCGATGCGCTGGGCGCTCTTGGGTCCGATGCCCGGCAGCTTGCCGAGCTCGTCGATCAGATCCTGGACGGGCCCCTCAAACATGTCGGTGCAGGTCAGAGCCCCGGAATCTGGGTCGGCGGCGAGGGCGGCGGCGGCGGTTGGGCTGGCGGGGCGCCCATGCCACCGGCCAGCGCCCCCAGCCGTTCCTGCGCCATCTTGGTGACTTGCTTGGAAGCGTCGCCCATGGCGCCGACGATCAAGTCCTGCAGGGTCTCGATGTCTCCGGGGTCGACGACCTTGGGATCGATCTTCACCGCGACCACCTCGCCGCTGCCCTTGACGACGACCTTGACCAAACCCCCACCGGCTTGACCGTGCACCTCAGCGTTCGCGAGCTGTTGCTGGGCTTCCAGTAGCTTTTGCTGCATCTGCTGCGCCTGGGCGAGCAGCGCCGACATGTCGCCTCCGGGTTGCATGACAATCCCCTCGCATCTTGGTCTCGAGTTGGTTTCGCCTGTGGGTGTCTGGCGATTCGAAACACTCAGCGTAGACCGCGCGACGTTACCTTTGCGCCGTGGACCTACGAGTGAGCAGGCGTGTCGGAATCAAACTGCTGGTCGGCGTTCTGGTTGCTGCTTCGACAGCAATCATGCCGACGGCCCCCCCGATCGCGAAGGCGGTCCCTTCCAATATCGCCGGCATGGTCGTTTTCATCGATCCCGGCCACAACGGCTCCAATGACGCTTCCATCAGCCGTCAGGTGCCCACCGGGCGCGGCGGCACCAAGGACTGCCAGGCCAGCGGGACGGCGACCAACACCGGCTATCAGGAGCACACGTTCACCTGGGATACCGCGCTGCGGGTCCGCGCCGCGTTGAACGCCCTGGGGGTCCGCACCGCCATGTCACGCGGCAACGACACCGGGCTGGGGCCGTGTGTCGATGCGCGCGCCAACATGGCCAATTCGTTGCGCCCCAACGCGATCCTGAGCATCCACGCCGACGGCGGCCCGCCGTCAGGGCGGGGATTCCACGTCAATTATTCGGCCCCGCCGCTCAACCAGGCGCAGGCCGGACCGTCGGTGCAGTACGCGCGAATCATGCGTGACCAGATGCAGGCCTCGGGTATTCCGCCGGCCAACTACATCGGCCAAAACGGCCTGTATGGGCGCTCGGACCTGGCCGGCCTGAACCTGGCGCAGTATCCGTCGATCCTGGTCGAGTGCGGCAACATGAAGAATCCCGTGGATTCGGCGCTCATGGAATCCCCCGACGGCAGGCAGAAATACGCCGACGCGCTGGTTCGCGGTGTCGCGGGTTTCCTGGCCACCCAGGGCCAGGCGCGCTAGCCTTCCAGTTCTTTCTTCAGGTTGGCCAGGACCTCGGCCTGAATCTTCTTCAGCCCCAAGGGCGCAAAGGTCTTTTCGAAGAAACCCTTGACGCCGCCCGCGCCGTTCCAGGTGGTCTTCACCGTGACGCTGGACC
The nucleotide sequence above comes from Mycobacterium malmoense. Encoded proteins:
- the recR gene encoding recombination mediator RecR encodes the protein MFEGPVQDLIDELGKLPGIGPKSAQRIAFHLLSVEPPDIDRLTAVLGKVRDGVRFCAVCGNVSDDERCRICSDTRRDASVVCVVEEPKDVQAVERTREFRGRYHVLGGALDPLSGVGPDQLRIRELLSRIGERVDDVDIAEVIIATDPNTEGEATATYLVRMLRDIPGLTVTRIASGLPMGGDLEFADELTLGRALTGRRVLA
- a CDS encoding YbaB/EbfC family nucleoid-associated protein, producing MQPGGDMSALLAQAQQMQQKLLEAQQQLANAEVHGQAGGGLVKVVVKGSGEVVAVKIDPKVVDPGDIETLQDLIVGAMGDASKQVTKMAQERLGALAGGMGAPPAQPPPPPSPPTQIPGL
- a CDS encoding Rv3717 family N-acetylmuramoyl-L-alanine amidase, which encodes MDLRVSRRVGIKLLVGVLVAASTAIMPTAPPIAKAVPSNIAGMVVFIDPGHNGSNDASISRQVPTGRGGTKDCQASGTATNTGYQEHTFTWDTALRVRAALNALGVRTAMSRGNDTGLGPCVDARANMANSLRPNAILSIHADGGPPSGRGFHVNYSAPPLNQAQAGPSVQYARIMRDQMQASGIPPANYIGQNGLYGRSDLAGLNLAQYPSILVECGNMKNPVDSALMESPDGRQKYADALVRGVAGFLATQGQAR